One window of Polynucleobacter sp. HIN5 genomic DNA carries:
- the hisD gene encoding histidinol dehydrogenase — protein sequence MSVKIRRLTSHDPGFERTLLSSLSIPSADDQAIDQIVLGILERIEREGDAALLQYTQQFDRLAVNQVSNLEVTSADLAAAYQALAQEQASALRAAAERVRAYHERQKIETGCHSWEYTESNGTRLGQKITPLDRVGIYVPGGKAAYPSSVLMNAIPAKVAGVGEIVMVVPTPDGARNPLVLAAAHLAGVDRVFTIGGAQAVAALAYGTQTVPAVDKIVGPGNAYVAAAKRRVFGRVGIDMIAGPSEILVLCDGSTDPDWIAMDLFSQAEHDELAQSILLCPDKEFIDRVDASIQKLLPQMPREKVIRASLQNRALLIEVDDMAQACQIANLIAAEHLEICANNADQWAEQIRHAGAIFMGSYTSESLGDYCAGPNHVLPTARTARFSSPLGVYDFIKRSSLIEVSEAGAQTLGPIASTLAHGEGLQAHARAAEMRLTKK from the coding sequence ATGAGTGTCAAGATTCGACGCCTGACCAGCCACGATCCTGGTTTTGAGAGGACCTTGCTATCGAGCTTGTCGATTCCATCGGCCGACGATCAAGCCATTGATCAGATTGTGCTTGGGATTTTGGAGCGCATTGAGCGCGAGGGCGATGCGGCACTGTTGCAATACACCCAGCAGTTTGATCGCTTAGCAGTTAATCAGGTTAGCAATCTTGAGGTCACCTCTGCTGATCTTGCCGCGGCTTATCAAGCTCTAGCGCAAGAGCAAGCAAGCGCCTTGCGCGCTGCGGCCGAGCGAGTACGCGCCTATCACGAGCGCCAGAAGATAGAAACCGGTTGCCATTCGTGGGAGTACACCGAGAGCAATGGCACGCGCTTAGGTCAAAAAATTACGCCCTTGGATCGCGTTGGTATTTATGTGCCCGGTGGTAAGGCCGCCTATCCATCCTCTGTGCTGATGAATGCCATTCCTGCCAAGGTTGCTGGGGTTGGTGAGATTGTGATGGTGGTACCTACACCCGATGGTGCCCGCAATCCCTTGGTATTGGCAGCCGCTCATTTAGCAGGAGTGGATCGGGTCTTTACGATTGGTGGTGCACAAGCGGTTGCCGCATTGGCGTATGGAACCCAAACGGTACCAGCGGTCGACAAGATCGTGGGTCCTGGTAATGCCTACGTCGCAGCGGCCAAGCGCAGAGTATTTGGTCGAGTGGGGATCGATATGATTGCAGGCCCCTCCGAGATCTTGGTATTGTGCGATGGTTCTACCGATCCAGACTGGATTGCGATGGATTTGTTTTCGCAGGCCGAGCACGATGAGCTCGCTCAATCGATTTTGCTCTGTCCTGACAAAGAGTTCATTGATCGAGTCGATGCGAGTATTCAGAAGCTATTGCCGCAGATGCCTAGAGAGAAAGTGATCCGAGCATCCTTGCAAAATCGGGCACTCTTGATTGAGGTGGACGATATGGCGCAGGCTTGCCAGATTGCCAATCTGATTGCGGCTGAGCACCTGGAGATTTGCGCAAATAATGCTGATCAATGGGCCGAGCAAATTCGGCATGCAGGAGCAATTTTTATGGGCTCCTACACCAGTGAGTCATTGGGTGACTACTGCGCTGGACCGAATCACGTTTTACCCACGGCGCGGACAGCGCGGTTTTCTTCGCCCTTGGGTGTTTATGACTTTATCAAGCGCTCGAGCCTCATTGAGGTGAGTGAGGCGGGTGCACAAACCTTAGGCCCTATCGCCAGTACCTTAGCGCATGGTGAAGGTTTACAGGCGCACGCGCGTGCAGCCGAGATGCGGCTCACGAAAAAATAA
- the hisH gene encoding imidazole glycerol phosphate synthase subunit HisH has translation MAMHIAIVDYGMGNLRSVSQALQHVAPECKITIASDPAEILRSDRVVLPGQGAMPDCMKQLRSSGLMDAVKQSVREKPLFGICVGEQMLFEESEERKPGVTTNTACLALMPGKVKRFHLSGMQEDGSEFKIPHMGWNQVRQDRDHPMWYGIPDMTSFYFVHSYYVEVGNPEDTVGSTNYGGWFTSAVARDTIFATQFHPEKSAQYGLKLYQNFVAWRP, from the coding sequence ATCGCGATGCACATCGCTATTGTTGATTATGGAATGGGTAATTTGCGCTCGGTATCGCAGGCTCTGCAGCACGTGGCTCCAGAGTGCAAGATTACGATTGCCAGCGATCCAGCTGAAATTTTGCGCTCAGATCGTGTGGTGTTGCCCGGACAGGGCGCAATGCCCGATTGCATGAAGCAGTTACGTTCTTCAGGTCTCATGGATGCGGTGAAGCAGTCGGTGCGTGAGAAGCCACTTTTTGGTATCTGTGTGGGCGAGCAAATGCTTTTTGAAGAGAGCGAAGAGCGCAAACCCGGAGTAACAACCAATACCGCATGCCTTGCCTTAATGCCGGGGAAAGTCAAGCGCTTTCATTTGTCGGGTATGCAAGAGGATGGTTCAGAGTTTAAGATCCCGCACATGGGATGGAACCAGGTTCGCCAAGATCGTGATCACCCGATGTGGTATGGCATCCCCGACATGACGAGTTTTTACTTCGTGCACAGTTATTATGTGGAGGTAGGTAACCCGGAAGATACTGTAGGATCAACGAATTACGGCGGGTGGTTTACATCGGCCGTGGCTCGCGATACTATTTTTGCTACGCAGTTCCATCCCGAGAAAAGTGCTCAATACGGACTTAAGCTCTATCAAAACTTTGTCGCTTGGCGACCCTGA
- the hisA gene encoding 1-(5-phosphoribosyl)-5-[(5-phosphoribosylamino)methylideneamino]imidazole-4-carboxamide isomerase, which produces MLLIPAIDIKDGHCVRLEQGDMNRSTVFSEDPAAMAKHWLSKGARRLHLVDLNGAFAGKPKNEAAIKSILKAVGSDIPVQLGGGIRDLETIERLLDDGISTIIIGTAAVKNPGFLQDACTAFAGHIMVGLDAKDGKVATDGWSKLTGHEVIDLAKKFEDYGAEAIIYTDIGRDGMLKGINLEATVKLAQSVRIPVIASGGLSSKKDIEALCAVEDEGVMGVIAGRSIYTGDIDLTEAQQYADQLSKAK; this is translated from the coding sequence ATGTTGTTAATACCTGCCATTGATATTAAAGACGGACACTGTGTACGTCTTGAGCAAGGTGATATGAACCGTAGCACCGTGTTCTCCGAAGATCCTGCGGCGATGGCCAAGCATTGGTTGAGTAAAGGCGCGCGCCGTTTGCATTTGGTTGATCTCAACGGCGCCTTTGCGGGCAAGCCCAAGAATGAGGCTGCAATTAAATCGATTCTGAAAGCAGTGGGTAGCGATATTCCTGTGCAATTGGGCGGCGGTATCCGCGATCTAGAAACCATCGAGCGCTTACTCGATGATGGCATCAGCACCATCATCATTGGCACCGCTGCGGTGAAGAACCCAGGATTTTTACAAGATGCGTGCACTGCATTTGCGGGGCACATCATGGTGGGTTTGGATGCCAAGGATGGTAAGGTCGCTACCGACGGTTGGAGCAAATTAACCGGCCATGAGGTGATTGATCTTGCCAAGAAGTTTGAGGACTATGGCGCTGAGGCCATTATCTATACCGATATCGGGCGTGATGGCATGCTCAAGGGTATTAATTTAGAGGCAACCGTCAAACTTGCACAGTCGGTTCGTATCCCGGTGATCGCCAGTGGCGGTCTCTCGAGCAAGAAAGATATTGAAGCCTTGTGTGCGGTTGAGGACGAGGGCGTGATGGGCGTGATCGCTGGGCGCTCTATTTACACCGGTGATATTGATCTAACTGAGGCACAACAGTACGCTGATCAACTCAGCAAAGCCAAATAG
- the hisC gene encoding histidinol-phosphate transaminase yields MSLFWNPDLHNLSPYVPGEQPKHEKLVKLNTNESPYGPSPKALAAIAARNHEGLRLYPDPDAKALKEAIAKHYGLEPNQVFVGNGSDEVLAHLFLGLLKHPKPLLFPDITYSFYPVYCQLFGIDYQTIALDSQFAIHLDDYIQKTNQLGGNGGVIFPNPNAPTGRALPRAAIEGFLKINTQSVVVVDEAYVDYGTESCVPLLQKHYPNLLITHTLSKSRALAGLRVGYALGHPDLITGLERVKNSFNSYPLGQLAQAGAIAAIEDQAHLDAITQKVIKTREPCIESLNNLGFETLPSSANFVFTQHPKHDSEKLFLALRERGIIVRHFKTPRIKNYLRITIGTNEQMNILIDALRDIVS; encoded by the coding sequence ATGAGCCTCTTTTGGAACCCCGATCTACACAACTTAAGCCCGTATGTCCCAGGGGAGCAGCCCAAACACGAGAAGCTTGTCAAACTCAATACCAATGAGAGCCCCTATGGACCCTCACCCAAAGCCCTAGCAGCGATTGCTGCACGGAACCACGAGGGCCTGCGGCTGTATCCCGATCCGGATGCTAAAGCCCTCAAAGAGGCCATCGCAAAACACTATGGCTTAGAACCCAATCAGGTGTTTGTCGGGAATGGCTCGGATGAAGTCCTCGCTCATTTGTTCTTAGGGCTTCTCAAACACCCCAAGCCCCTCCTCTTTCCCGATATCACCTACAGCTTCTACCCCGTCTATTGCCAACTCTTTGGAATTGACTACCAAACGATTGCGCTCGATAGTCAGTTTGCCATTCACTTGGATGACTACATTCAGAAAACAAATCAGTTAGGCGGTAATGGTGGGGTCATCTTCCCGAACCCAAATGCGCCCACCGGTCGCGCTCTACCGCGCGCAGCAATTGAAGGGTTTCTAAAAATAAATACCCAAAGCGTGGTGGTGGTTGATGAGGCCTACGTGGATTATGGCACCGAATCGTGTGTACCACTCTTACAAAAACACTATCCCAATCTTCTGATCACCCATACGCTCTCAAAATCGAGGGCCTTGGCAGGACTGCGAGTTGGTTACGCTTTAGGTCACCCCGACTTAATTACGGGACTAGAACGCGTGAAGAATAGTTTTAACTCCTACCCCTTAGGTCAATTAGCGCAAGCCGGTGCGATTGCCGCGATTGAGGACCAGGCGCATCTTGATGCGATTACTCAAAAGGTCATTAAGACCCGAGAACCCTGCATTGAAAGTCTAAATAATCTGGGCTTTGAGACGCTTCCATCAAGTGCTAACTTTGTCTTTACCCAGCATCCAAAACACGATAGCGAGAAATTGTTTTTAGCCTTACGAGAGCGCGGCATCATCGTGCGCCACTTCAAAACACCACGGATTAAGAACTACCTTCGCATTACGATTGGCACGAATGAGCAAATGAACATCCTCATCGATGCCTTGCGCGACATCGTCTCGTAA
- the hisB gene encoding imidazoleglycerol-phosphate dehydratase HisB has translation MRQADVSRNTSETKIQITLNLDGTGKADLNSGVPFLDHMLDQIARHGMIDLKVHAQGDTHIDDHHTVEDVGITLGQAIAKAVGDKAGITRYGHSYVPLDETLSRVVIDFSGRPGLEFNVPFTRARVGDFDVDLSIEFFRGFVNHAGVTLHIDNIRGVNAHHQIETVFKAFGRALRMALSIDPRSPHAVPSTKGSL, from the coding sequence ATGCGCCAAGCAGATGTCAGTCGTAATACCTCAGAGACCAAGATCCAAATTACGTTGAACTTGGATGGTACCGGCAAAGCGGATTTGAACTCCGGGGTGCCGTTTTTAGATCATATGCTCGATCAAATTGCCCGTCACGGCATGATCGATCTCAAGGTGCATGCCCAGGGTGATACTCATATTGACGATCACCACACCGTGGAAGATGTTGGTATTACTTTGGGCCAAGCGATTGCGAAAGCGGTTGGCGATAAAGCGGGTATTACACGTTATGGCCACTCCTATGTACCACTCGATGAGACCTTGTCGCGCGTTGTGATAGATTTCTCCGGTCGGCCAGGCTTAGAGTTCAACGTACCCTTTACCCGTGCGCGGGTGGGTGACTTTGATGTGGATTTGAGCATCGAGTTCTTCCGTGGTTTTGTAAACCACGCCGGCGTAACCTTGCACATCGATAACATTCGCGGTGTGAATGCGCATCACCAGATTGAGACCGTATTTAAGGCTTTTGGGCGTGCATTGCGTATGGCCTTGAGCATCGATCCACGCTCACCCCATGCGGTGCCATCCACTAAGGGAAGTTTGTAA